The Lolium rigidum isolate FL_2022 chromosome 2, APGP_CSIRO_Lrig_0.1, whole genome shotgun sequence genomic interval GAGCCCAGGAACACTTACTGAAAGTGGTATCATATgaacaaaatcaaatcaaaagcaaATAAAGGAAAATAGAAACACTAGTTAGCTTCTAGAGTGCGTGAACCCCATAGAACTACAGAGGCAATGGTTGTCACTTGTGCACTACAGTCTACAGAAGAACTACTCAGTTTGTTTCAGGCTCTGCACATGCAGGGGGTGAGTGGGTTCTCCCAGAGGTCGTAGCCGGGGAAGGTGGGCTCGGGGAGGCCGGCACGGGCCTGGTGCGAGATCACGACATCCTCGGCGAAGGAGGCCCAGCCCAGGTACGGGTCGCCTAGGGACCTGGACATGAGCCCCTTGTCTGGCTTGATGGACTTGAGCCGGTGGCGCCCGCTGTACCGCCGCGCTCCGATGATGAGCTTGGCGAAGTTGCCGCCGTGCGTCTGCACGAACACGTCCGACTTGAGGCATACTAAGAAGTCGAGCGCTGCCAGGCTTGTCACGTGCTTCCGGAAGTGCTCCATCTCCGCTGCGCTCGCCAGCTCCTCCTTGGTCACCTGCAAACAAATGTGCAAAGCTTATGTCTGTCTGTCATGAGACTGATGCATTCAGGGGGAAGAGTAGGAAATGATTTAAGAATGTTTTGCCCCTCCATGACTACTGTGTGAGTCTAGAATCATCCCCGGCTTCGAACCAGACATTCAACACTCTTCGACTCATGATTGAAAGGGCAATAGTTGTAGGGTGGAATGGACTTGCTCGGTTGCTCCAAAAGAAAATTAATGAAATGTTGCAAACTTGCAATGTCTCTGCAGGGGTGGTGGATAAGCACTTTGGTTGAGCCATCGAAGAACTCACCAAGTTGGGGAACATGTTCCTGAGGGGAGCCATCCTGTTTTTGCCACCATAAACTTGCCCTGATGCAACGTATATCTGTGTTTCCCTTGGGTATCCCATTGCTCGCAGGATCACAGCAATCTCACCAGGCTCAAGGGGGCAACGTCCTTCTTTTCTCTTTTGCAGTGCTAATGGCCACAAGTGAGATCCATTCTGCGCATAACAGTGAAAACTGTTAGAATGTTATGTTGTGTGCACTTCTATGTTTGAAGACTTGAACTGAGATAGCTGCTGGAAAAATGGAAATTTGAGATGACCTTATAGCGGCGTGGCCATTCCTTCTGTCTATAAGCTGCCATCATTGCTTTCTCCTCGCGTGTTCCAGCAAAGTCACAAAAGGACAGGCCCACCATTCCTTTCTCATATCTCAGATGAAGTGCCCTTTAAAAGGAGACAATTACTTCATCATCAAATAAGCACTCCATTTGAAAACAATGAACTCTAGACAGTCAGGAATAAGAGATTCACTGTAGCTTACATGTATGGATTCCCATTGCCAGTTCGATTCCTCATCTTTGTTGCCAGCTTATCAGACATTTCTTCAATATCAGGCAGGAACTTTAAAGCGTGGTAATTAACTCTGCATCTTAGCCGGTTGATCTCCATCGGAACATTGTCATACCTGAAATTGAAGGTTTGCATTATGTTTGTTTATACTGCTACATCCATATTAAAGATTTTTTACGATGTAATTGCTGTGGCACAAATTAAACAAAAGCGAATAAAGAAACAGCAACGTTCTTTTTACATTAGCATGGAAGCAGATTTGAATTTTGGACTAAGAAAACACATGCATGAATGGTTGCCACAACATAGTTCATTCAGTTGTTGACTTACCCCAACCTGTCGACAAATGGCTTAATAGACATTATTGTTTTCTCTTTGATCCTTGGGAGTACATTATCAATGTAAAACTGAGCAGATGCATATTTGGGGATGTTCTTCACAGTACGCCTGTCATAGACCACATTCCCATACTATTATAAGCAGAAGATATTAGCGAAATTCAGTCGCTTGATCGTTACACCCAACATAAGCAGAATTGAAATTTATACTGAGATGACAAGAAAACAAACAAATAACAAACATATGACAAGGTGGGCTGGCAGGTAGTGAAAATATGATACAACAGTTCCAGCTATTTCTAAATCTCCATTTAACTTCATAAGAAGGCAAACCCAGAAAATAGCGTATTTCAGATACCTCCTCGGAGAAGACAATAAAATAAATGTGTTTATACCTGATTCAGTATATTAAGCATCAAAACATCCCATTCCAGGTGGATAGAGGTTAATTTGAGCATTTAATATCTCAGTACAGTCATATTAAACTAGGCCAGAGGAAGGAGGACCCATTGCCATTATTTTAAAGAAGAGGCCAGAAACTCAGTTTAGCTATTTTCTCCCCATGGGGATCAAACCCGGCTGGCTTGGAGTCACTAGACAGTGCCCCTACCACTGAGCTAGCGCGCACTTCTCAATATTAACTGAGACAGAAACAAGAACACGCTTTCAGATAAACTGCTTCCGATTTAAAGCATATATCAAGATGAATGTAACTTTAGACTTCCCCATACGTACTGAAATACATTTGACGGAATCATAAATAAATCTCACtggtgatagaaaattcaaattcaaagttcaATAGTGTGTTGCATGTGTTATTCTAACGTAAATTTCAGAATGGTAGGGGTAGTGGTCATTTTGATTCAATTCTAAAACACACAGGAATAGGATGATCGCAGGATTGCAATGCCACACCTTCTTGAATCCTGTAGTGTTTATTTTAACATAGGAAATCATACCATTTTTTTCAAGTATTATTCAAGGAAATTTTCCTATGACATAGAGTGAATGAGTCAAGAGGATAAATTCACATGGATTATAATCCCATAAATACCCATATAGAAAGATCTTACAGATTACAGTCCTACATTGAACCAAAGAGGCACTAACACTTAAGGCAAGGAGCAAAAGAAAATATATAACTTACTTTATACTGGTGAAGAGCTCATCTTTTTCTGTGAACCAGTCAGGGATATCTCGGATAATGCGTACATCATCCTTCAGATAGTTTATAAAATGATCCACATCAAAGATATCTTCAAACTTGCTGCAGAGAAGACAAATGATTTTAACAATCAAAATAGTAATGGCAAACACAATGTATTTAACAGGGTCAAAGCAGGTGAtactgcaactaagtgaattatgAATCCACATTATATCCAATATTAATCAGTTCATCATTCAACACCCAGTATAGGAGCAGGAAAACTTTGGACCTACTAAACATGCTATCGCAAGTTTTCCTACTTATAAAATTCATAGTACCAGAACTAGAGAAGTCATAAAATGACTTCAATATGCATTTTTAATCTACATATTTTTTTCATTAGTCATTACATCGCTGCTGAAGCAACAAGGAGGATTTTCCCATAATCATAGATAAGCATGAAGATGGATAATGATTTTTGGGAGCACGTATTTTGGTCATTCAAGTAGTGGTACGAGAAGGAAATCATCTTTAGAAGAGCCGATACTTAGAAAAGAAGTGGTGTGACATGCATTCAGAAGGGCTCAGTGTGACTGTGATTGTGCTAGAATAACTACAAGTTCATTTCCCAACATTCTAGTAACACACTATCCTCAGTTCGCATTGTATTCCTGTGGATGAGAAGCAAAATTTGTATAATAGAACTTTCAAGTAAAGCCACTATACCAGCAGGAAAACAGACAAGTAAAAGAAGTTACAAGAGGAAGTAACATTTACGTCTGGTCTTTCCATATTTGGTCCTGCTTCAGAACTGGCAAAATAAGTGTTGCATCCATTATCTTAGCAATTGCAACAGCATTACATATCTGCATAAGCACCAAAGACGGGAAATTAACAGATGGGTCTATGTTGTAAGTGAAACTCAATGCTATCTTAGGAAACTAATTATCACTGCTCACTGCTCAAGAAATTGGCATGATCTTCTTAGGCAGGCATGTAAATTAGCATTAAACGACAGGAGAGTCTTTTTTCTTTAAATAAGCAACAGCCATAGCAAAAATATGTTATCAAAATGAATTGTCATTAATATATTGAAGGTATAGCCTGATTGTGCTGAAGCAACAACCAGCTACATAGGAAAAAATATTCTCAGGTGACACAAAGATTTGGAGGTACTGGCAGGTTGCTACAAATCTACACCTAAGCACAAAAAAACATTGCAGCACGGAAACAAATATTTAGCAATCACACACAATAAGGAGAGAAAGGCTGGGACAACAGAAGTGCATACATACAGCTATTCGTTGCTGGTTCAGTCCACCCTCAGCATGAATGAAGATATACCCAGATGTTTCATTCTCTGGTGGGACATCTGCATTATATACCATTATATTGTATCATCAATATCAGGGCCCAATCATGGAAGGGAAGGAAACAAATGTTTGATGATGAAGGCACTAGTTGATGTATATAACAGAGGGCGAGAACATCTCTTCCCTAGCTGAGGGATCCTTTTTTGCAGGGAAACACTCTGGTTCTACAAGTAATAAGTATAACAAAACATGTCGAGATCATAAGATCCGGCATAGCACTTTACATGGATGTGTTCTGACTCATTGCTCACTACAGAAGTCTATAACTGAAAACTGCATTATAATTTTAACTTCATGTTACTGATGGCAACATCATTTCATAGGAATAACATGTGTTAAGTTCGCCATATGCTGCTCCATAAATCTGCAACCTTACATTGAAATGGAAGTAAGGAACTACGGGTCACAATTCGACTCTCGAAGAACACTGTAATTCAGGTTTTAGCCGTCCTAGAAAAATTCACACCACATCACAGTAATCACCAACAAAAGATTTGTTAGAGAATTACCACAAACCTGATTGTGTGGTAACCAGTAAGTGACCTCACAGTGACTGACTAACTCAAGGCTACTAAGGTTTCAACATATGTTACATTTTTTTTATGTGTCTTTCAAGCAATATCAATGCAGGACTTGCCTGAGGGCTCATCGCTTCGCCGCTCTGCACAGGGCTTCCATGACGTGGTGGCAGCACGCGGGTTCTCCCACAGCGAGAGGGGTTCCTTGGTCTGCACTCAATACAATAAAATTCATAAGAACTACTCCTACAGTTTCTCGCGGGAGCGCAAGTTGCCAAAACGCTTGCTGAGATCAAAGGCACTTCACCTGAGGGCAGTGCAGCGTGATCCCCTCCTTctggcacaagtagggggcgttcTACGATAAACCAAATATGAACGTAAGTGGGGATTCCGATGAATTTGAACGGCATTGGAAGAAGCGGGTGGCGGGGAACTCACGAAGCGGGACCAGAGGGAGGGCGCGGAGAAGAGGGCCGCGAACAGGAGGAGCGCGAGGACGGCGAGCAAGATCCGGTAGGAGAGGGAGGCGGTAGGGGGCCTGGGGTCCTCGAGGGCGAGGAGGGAGCGGAGGGGAGACGGTAGGAGCtgcttgtggtggtggtggtgttgcggGAGGAGGGGGGAGGAGCGGTGCGCGTccttgccgtcgtcgtcgtcgtcgtcgcggccgcgggcggcggaggtggacgcgaatggggaggaggcggcggaggcgtcggAGTCGCGCTTTGCTGGGGAATTGGACGCgcgggcggccgccgccgccgtcgagtgcCGGAGCTCCGCCATCGCTGGCCTGCCGCCGGCGGCCCGGTGCGGGGCG includes:
- the LOC124685920 gene encoding protein PECTIC ARABINOGALACTAN SYNTHESIS-RELATED-like; translation: MAELRHSTAAAAARASNSPAKRDSDASAASSPFASTSAARGRDDDDDDGKDAHRSSPLLPQHHHHHKQLLPSPLRSLLALEDPRPPTASLSYRILLAVLALLLFAALFSAPSLWSRFNAPYLCQKEGITLHCPQTKEPLSLWENPRAATTSWKPCAERRSDEPSDVPPENETSGYIFIHAEGGLNQQRIAICNAVAIAKIMDATLILPVLKQDQIWKDQTKFEDIFDVDHFINYLKDDVRIIRDIPDWFTEKDELFTSIKRTVKNIPKYASAQFYIDNVLPRIKEKTIMSIKPFVDRLGYDNVPMEINRLRCRVNYHALKFLPDIEEMSDKLATKMRNRTGNGNPYMALHLRYEKGMVGLSFCDFAGTREEKAMMAAYRQKEWPRRYKNGSHLWPLALQKRKEGRCPLEPGEIAVILRAMGYPRETQIYVASGQVYGGKNRMAPLRNMFPNLVTKEELASAAEMEHFRKHVTSLAALDFLVCLKSDVFVQTHGGNFAKLIIGARRYSGRHRLKSIKPDKGLMSRSLGDPYLGWASFAEDVVISHQARAGLPEPTFPGYDLWENPLTPCMCRA